In a genomic window of Schistocerca gregaria isolate iqSchGreg1 chromosome 5, iqSchGreg1.2, whole genome shotgun sequence:
- the LOC126272738 gene encoding solute carrier family 52, riboflavin transporter, member 3-B-like isoform X1 translates to MSGQPQSRCGGRDDHTHQRYNVCGKRLPLLPSSPNTDLQKPNMKFCARQLSERKILVDILAILFGIGTWIAVNGLFVQLPLLVQTQPEGWNLPSYICIIIQIANIGPLLYAILQKTFPGVLRDSIIIYAILLIGTVALLLLPFLYKETTYIDGEEHSTALLALSFFIALVGCTSSVLFMPFMRNYKEMYLISYFVGEGLSGFLPSIVALVQGVGGNPICVNQTLTNSSNQNGNSEVTLVPYTPPPNFSTTAFLFFLFGTLFISTISFALLNNLQTCKDEKVPSPDKNTSRQREKASDTQEESGLNDGLLSEQSTCEELKDLCATPTTEVFQQPREMMSVTATLSPCSYYCLMFLMAWVCAFGNGIFPSIQSYSCLPYGNVAYHLSVTLSSMANPVACFLGFFLPYSSIRAISFLTAFSTVFAIYIGITAVTSPTPPLVGYPSGEFLVVTSWILFTGGISYIKMSIASLFRREEGRALVWCGAAQQMGSAVGSVVIFILVNYSDIFHSYSPC, encoded by the exons ATACAACGTATGTGGAAAGAGACTACCACTTCTACCATCCAGCCCTAATACAGACTTGCAGAAACCCAACATGAAGTTCTGTGCAAGACAACTTTCTGAGCGGAAGATATTGGTGGATATTTTAGCCATTCTTTTTGGCATTGGAacctggattgcagtaaatggactgtTTGTCCAGCTGCCTTTGCTTGTGCAGACACAACCTGAAGGATGGAATCTCCCTTCATACATATGTATTATTATACAAATTGCAAACATTGGACCCTTATTGTATGCAATTCTGCAGAAAACCTTTCCAGGAGTATTAAGGGATAGTATCATAATATATGCAATACTCTTAATTGGAACTGTTGCTCTTTTGTTACTGCCATTCCTCTACAAAGAGACTACCTACATTGATGGTGAAGAGCACAGCACAGCACTGCTTGCACTTTCATTTTTTATTGCTTTAGTGGGCTGTACCAGTTCAGTACTCTTTATGCCTTTTATGAGAAACTATAAAGAAATGTATTTGATTTCTTATTTTGTTGGAGAAGGACTTAGTGGGTTTCTACCAAGCATTGTGGCTCTAGTACAAGGGGTAGGAGGAAATCCTATTTGCGTGAATCAGACTCTCACAAATTCAAGTAATCAAAATGGAAATTCAGAGGTTACTCTTGTTCCATACACGCCACCACCAAATTTTTCAACAACagcttttcttttcttcctttttggaACTCTTTTCATCAGTACTATTTCTTTCGCATTACTGAATAATCTACAGACGTGCAAAGATGAGAAAGTTCCTTCTCCAGATAAAAACACCTCACGACAGAGAGAGAAAGCATCAGATACACAAGAAGAGTCAGGTCTTAATGATGGGCTATTAAGTGAACAAAGTACATGTGAAGAATTGAAAGATCTCTGTGCAACACCTACAACAGAAGTGTTCCAGCAACCAAGAGAGATGATGTCAGTAACAGCAACATTATCACCCTGTAGTTATTATTGTTTGATGTTCTTGATGGCATGGGTTTGTGCTTTTGGAAATGGAATATTCCCAAGCATTCAGTCATATTCTTGCTTACCGTATGGCAACGTAGCATACCATCTGTCTGTCACATTGTCAAGCATGGCTAATCCAGTGGCATGCTTTCTCGGATTTTTCCTGCCATACTCATCAATCAGGGCAATATCATTCCTAACAGCATTCAGTACTGTTTTTGCAATATACATAGGTATTACTGCAGTCACGAGCCCTACACCCCCGCTAGTTGGATATCCGAGTGGAGAATTCCTTGTG GTTACTTCATGGATCCTTTTCACGGGAGGCATTTCCTATATCAAGATGTCAATAGCATCTCTGTTTCGCCGAGAGGAAGGTCGAGCTTTGGTCTGGTGTGGTGCAGCACAACAAATGGGTTCTGCTGTTGGATCTGTTGTTATTTTCATCTTAGTTAATTATTCAGACATTTTTCACTCTTACAGCCCATGCTGA
- the LOC126272738 gene encoding solute carrier family 52, riboflavin transporter, member 3-B-like isoform X2: protein MKFCARQLSERKILVDILAILFGIGTWIAVNGLFVQLPLLVQTQPEGWNLPSYICIIIQIANIGPLLYAILQKTFPGVLRDSIIIYAILLIGTVALLLLPFLYKETTYIDGEEHSTALLALSFFIALVGCTSSVLFMPFMRNYKEMYLISYFVGEGLSGFLPSIVALVQGVGGNPICVNQTLTNSSNQNGNSEVTLVPYTPPPNFSTTAFLFFLFGTLFISTISFALLNNLQTCKDEKVPSPDKNTSRQREKASDTQEESGLNDGLLSEQSTCEELKDLCATPTTEVFQQPREMMSVTATLSPCSYYCLMFLMAWVCAFGNGIFPSIQSYSCLPYGNVAYHLSVTLSSMANPVACFLGFFLPYSSIRAISFLTAFSTVFAIYIGITAVTSPTPPLVGYPSGEFLVVTSWILFTGGISYIKMSIASLFRREEGRALVWCGAAQQMGSAVGSVVIFILVNYSDIFHSYSPC from the exons ATGAAGTTCTGTGCAAGACAACTTTCTGAGCGGAAGATATTGGTGGATATTTTAGCCATTCTTTTTGGCATTGGAacctggattgcagtaaatggactgtTTGTCCAGCTGCCTTTGCTTGTGCAGACACAACCTGAAGGATGGAATCTCCCTTCATACATATGTATTATTATACAAATTGCAAACATTGGACCCTTATTGTATGCAATTCTGCAGAAAACCTTTCCAGGAGTATTAAGGGATAGTATCATAATATATGCAATACTCTTAATTGGAACTGTTGCTCTTTTGTTACTGCCATTCCTCTACAAAGAGACTACCTACATTGATGGTGAAGAGCACAGCACAGCACTGCTTGCACTTTCATTTTTTATTGCTTTAGTGGGCTGTACCAGTTCAGTACTCTTTATGCCTTTTATGAGAAACTATAAAGAAATGTATTTGATTTCTTATTTTGTTGGAGAAGGACTTAGTGGGTTTCTACCAAGCATTGTGGCTCTAGTACAAGGGGTAGGAGGAAATCCTATTTGCGTGAATCAGACTCTCACAAATTCAAGTAATCAAAATGGAAATTCAGAGGTTACTCTTGTTCCATACACGCCACCACCAAATTTTTCAACAACagcttttcttttcttcctttttggaACTCTTTTCATCAGTACTATTTCTTTCGCATTACTGAATAATCTACAGACGTGCAAAGATGAGAAAGTTCCTTCTCCAGATAAAAACACCTCACGACAGAGAGAGAAAGCATCAGATACACAAGAAGAGTCAGGTCTTAATGATGGGCTATTAAGTGAACAAAGTACATGTGAAGAATTGAAAGATCTCTGTGCAACACCTACAACAGAAGTGTTCCAGCAACCAAGAGAGATGATGTCAGTAACAGCAACATTATCACCCTGTAGTTATTATTGTTTGATGTTCTTGATGGCATGGGTTTGTGCTTTTGGAAATGGAATATTCCCAAGCATTCAGTCATATTCTTGCTTACCGTATGGCAACGTAGCATACCATCTGTCTGTCACATTGTCAAGCATGGCTAATCCAGTGGCATGCTTTCTCGGATTTTTCCTGCCATACTCATCAATCAGGGCAATATCATTCCTAACAGCATTCAGTACTGTTTTTGCAATATACATAGGTATTACTGCAGTCACGAGCCCTACACCCCCGCTAGTTGGATATCCGAGTGGAGAATTCCTTGTG GTTACTTCATGGATCCTTTTCACGGGAGGCATTTCCTATATCAAGATGTCAATAGCATCTCTGTTTCGCCGAGAGGAAGGTCGAGCTTTGGTCTGGTGTGGTGCAGCACAACAAATGGGTTCTGCTGTTGGATCTGTTGTTATTTTCATCTTAGTTAATTATTCAGACATTTTTCACTCTTACAGCCCATGCTGA